The proteins below come from a single Corylus avellana chromosome ca3, CavTom2PMs-1.0 genomic window:
- the LOC132176475 gene encoding probable membrane-associated kinase regulator 2 has translation MEAFSLLKYWRGSGGINSGGGGGGGGDSARTAGTTTIVAAVAHNAAETDDDDDDDGPFFDLEFAVPDEEDDAEGGDNETQNREQEGANCENESDEEEEDEEEEDEEEREFNFTLSSGSSNDRADPNLSLSPSDDLFFKGRLVPIEPSSLVFNPSEPNSKQQPQLFPVSLLKSATKFRVSMLGLKKSKTTANAAGQKTEPNGSVTSAPKKQQEEETQQKQEQPQSKSFTVKFKVEEVPIVSLFTRDSSRSASGNNKAQNKPTNVEESVPDEKRFSKDVMQKYLKKVKPLYVRVSRRYGEKLRFSGQLSPGAGAKAAPPGTAQAQKPAAEKAQAEPEASDQGLVANNVKISQRLRVVCKHLGKSRSASSAAVAAAPTGPIASKRRDDSLLQQQDGIQSAILHCKRSFNASRDSESSLLSRSVSNHSHEK, from the exons ATGGAAGCtttcagcttgctcaagtactGGAGGGGGAGCGGGGGTATTAACAGCGGCGGCGGCGGAGGAGGTGGGGGAGACTCCGCGAGAACTGCCGGTACCACTACAATCGTTGCTGCGGTGGCTCATAATGCGGCGGAGACTGACGACGATGACGACGACGATGGGCCGTTCTTTGATTTGGAGTTCGCTGTTCCTGACGAAGAGGACGATGCGGAAGGTGGAGATAACGAAACCCAGAACAGAGAACAAGAGGGAGCCAACTGCGAGAACGAAAGcgatgaagaagaggaagatgaagaagaagaagacgaggaGGAGAGAGAGTTCAACTTCACGCTTTCCTCTGGTTCCAGCAACGACCGTGCGGATCCGAATCTGTCATTGTCTCCTTCCGATGACCTGTTCTTCAAGGGAAGACTCGTGCCGATTGAGCCTTCCTCCCTCGTTTTCAACCCCTCCGAACCCAATTCCAAGCAGCAGCCGCAGTTATTCCCTGTCTCGTTGTTGAAATCCGCCACCAAGTTCCGTGTCTCCATGCTCGGCCTCAAGAAATCGAAAACAACCGCAAATGCTGCCGGCCAGAAAACAGAGCCAAATGGGTCTGTTACCTCTGCTcccaaaaaacaacaagaagaagaaacacaGCAAAAGCAAGAACAGCCGCAGAGCAAGTCTTTTACTGTGAAGTTCAAGGTGGAGGAAGTTCCGATCGTTTCCCTGTTCACCAGAGACAGCTCGAGAAGCGCTTCCGGGAACAACAAGGCGCAGAATAAGCCGACCAACGTGGAAGAGTCGGTTCCCGACGAGAAGCGCTTCTCAAAGGACGTAATGCAAAAGTATTTGAAGAAGGTTAAGCCTCTCTACGTTCGGGTCTCCAGAAGGTACGGCGAGAAGCTGAGGTTTTCGGGGCAGCTAAGCCCCGGCGCCGGTGCCAAGGCTGCGCCGCCGGGAACCGCGCAGGCCCAGAAGCCGGCGGCTGAGAAGGCTCAAGCTGAACCGGAGGCTTCTGATCAGGGCTTGGTGGCCAACAATGTGAAGATCAGTCAAAGGTTGAGAGTGGTCTGCAAGCACTTGGGGAAGAGCCGGTCCGCTTCGTCGGCGGCGGTGGCTGCAGCCCCGACGGGACCTATTGCGTCGAAAAGGAGAGACGATTCTCTGTTGCAGCAACAGGATGGGATCCAGAGCGCCATTCTGCACTGCAAGCGGTCCTTCAATGCCTCTCGAG ATTCGGAGTCTTCTCTACTGTCACGGTCTGTGAGCAATCACTCGCATGAGAAATAG